In Topomyia yanbarensis strain Yona2022 chromosome 2, ASM3024719v1, whole genome shotgun sequence, one DNA window encodes the following:
- the LOC131684085 gene encoding general odorant-binding protein 83a-like, with protein MKLLLVLSLVSSCTVCSIMAIESNWQIPQEYKKPAKILHNMCVAESGASEELLRTCMDGSIHGDRAVKCYIHCLFDKLMVIKEDTGHIHLNRLSELAVNSDMKEAFEFLTKECGHIVTDDPCQTAYEVARCYFDTHDEVIKFCHLLVADLEI; from the exons ATGAAACTTTTACTGGTACTTTCGCTAGTTAGTTCCTGCACTGTTTGTTCCATCATG GCCATCGAATCGAACTGGCAGATTCCGCAAGAGTACAAGAAACCGGCCAAGATTCTACACAACATGTGCGTGGCCGAGTCGGGAGCATCGGAAGAACTGTTGCGAACCTGTATGGACGGATCGATACACGGTGATCGGGCCGTCAAGTGCTACATTCACTGTCTGTTCGATAAACTCATGGTCATCAAAGAGGACACCGGACACATACACCTGAACCGTTTGTCCGAGCTGGCGGTGAACAGTGACATGAAGGAAGCCTTCGAATTTCTAACAAAGGAATGCGGTCATATTG TGACGGACGATCCCTGCCAGACGGCGTACGAAGTGGCTAGATGTTATTTTGACACTCATGACGAGGTGATTAAATTCTGTCATCTGCTGGTAGCAGATTTAGAAATTTAA